One Natrinema marinum genomic window carries:
- a CDS encoding response regulator codes for MSSEDGQQADPIKILLVEPNPGDSRLFEEKFRDAKLLNTIHTVPDGETALDFLAQRGEYADESRPDIVLLEPQLPGKSGIDVLSELKNEPELEEIPVVVLTSSDAGEKVVKSHGIEADTYLQKPVEPEEFVEFVQSVEEFWFAIVEKPSQ; via the coding sequence ATGTCCTCGGAAGACGGACAGCAGGCGGACCCGATCAAAATCCTGCTCGTCGAACCGAACCCCGGCGATAGCCGTCTCTTCGAAGAGAAGTTTCGGGACGCGAAGCTCCTCAACACCATCCACACCGTTCCCGACGGAGAAACCGCGCTCGACTTTCTCGCCCAGCGCGGCGAGTACGCGGACGAATCGCGTCCGGACATCGTCCTGCTCGAGCCACAGCTCCCCGGCAAGAGCGGGATCGACGTGCTCTCGGAACTGAAAAACGAGCCGGAACTCGAGGAGATTCCGGTCGTCGTGCTCACGAGTTCGGACGCGGGCGAGAAGGTCGTGAAATCGCACGGCATCGAGGCCGACACCTACCTGCAGAAACCGGTCGAGCCCGAGGAGTTCGTCGAGTTCGTCCAGTCGGTCGAGGAGTTCTGGTTCGCGATCGTCGAGAAACCGTCACAGTGA
- a CDS encoding aminotransferase class V-fold PLP-dependent enzyme, which produces MSQHHLEPLDVDAIREEFPILEREFDGQQVVYLDNAATTQTPDPVVDAMSDYYRESNANVHRGIHHLSQEASILYEEAHDRVAEFVGASGGREEIVFTKNTTEAENLVAYSWGLNELGPGDEVVLTEMEHHASLVTWQQIGKRTGADVKYIQVTDDGTLDMDHAREVITDDTAMVSAVHVSNTLGTVNPVSELVDIAHDHDALAFIDGAQAVPNRPVDVEEIDADFYAFSGHKMAGPTGIGALYGKKALLEEMQPYLYGGGMIRKVTFEDSTWDDLPWKFEPGTPQIAEAVGLVAAIDWLEEIGMDRIEAHEEELARYAYEQLDAEPDVEIYGPEPGSERGGLVGFNLESVHAHDLASIMNDHAVAIRAGDHCTQPLHDKLGVAASARASFYVYNTKEEIDKLVDAIEDARQLFA; this is translated from the coding sequence ATGAGTCAACACCACCTCGAGCCGCTCGACGTCGATGCGATTCGGGAGGAGTTCCCGATCCTCGAGCGGGAATTTGACGGCCAGCAGGTCGTCTACCTCGATAACGCGGCGACGACCCAAACGCCCGATCCGGTCGTCGACGCGATGAGCGACTACTACCGCGAGTCCAACGCCAACGTCCACCGCGGGATCCACCACCTGAGCCAGGAGGCCTCGATTCTCTACGAGGAGGCCCACGACCGCGTCGCGGAGTTCGTCGGTGCGAGCGGCGGCCGCGAGGAAATCGTCTTCACCAAGAACACGACCGAAGCGGAGAACCTCGTCGCCTACTCGTGGGGCCTGAACGAACTCGGCCCCGGCGACGAGGTCGTCCTCACCGAGATGGAACACCACGCCTCGCTGGTCACCTGGCAGCAGATCGGCAAGCGAACCGGCGCCGACGTAAAGTACATCCAGGTGACGGACGACGGAACCCTCGATATGGACCACGCCCGCGAGGTCATCACCGACGACACCGCGATGGTCTCGGCGGTCCACGTCTCGAACACGCTCGGCACAGTCAACCCCGTCTCCGAACTCGTAGATATTGCCCACGACCACGACGCACTCGCCTTCATCGACGGCGCACAGGCCGTTCCCAACCGGCCCGTCGACGTCGAGGAGATCGACGCGGACTTCTACGCCTTCTCCGGCCACAAGATGGCCGGGCCGACCGGCATCGGTGCGCTCTACGGCAAGAAAGCGCTCCTCGAGGAGATGCAGCCGTACCTCTACGGCGGCGGCATGATCCGCAAGGTCACCTTCGAGGACTCCACGTGGGACGACCTCCCCTGGAAGTTCGAACCCGGTACCCCCCAGATCGCCGAAGCCGTCGGCCTCGTCGCCGCGATCGACTGGCTCGAGGAGATCGGCATGGACCGGATCGAAGCCCACGAGGAGGAACTGGCCCGCTACGCCTACGAGCAACTCGACGCCGAGCCGGACGTGGAGATCTACGGCCCCGAGCCGGGCTCCGAGCGCGGCGGCCTCGTGGGATTCAACCTCGAGAGCGTCCACGCCCACGATCTGGCCTCGATCATGAACGACCACGCGGTCGCGATCCGCGCCGGCGACCACTGTACCCAGCCGCTGCACGACAAACTGGGCGTCGCAGCGTCCGCTCGAGCCTCGTTCTACGTCTACAACACGAAGGAGGAGATCGACAAGTTGGTCGACGCCATCGAGGACGCGCGTCAGCTGTTCGCATGA
- the htpX gene encoding zinc metalloprotease HtpX, with protein sequence MNWQADWGLRARMFVTMFLLFALYIVFAGALTFYIGGGLWLFAVLFASFSLVQYYFSDTLTLKSMGAKTVSADEYPQLHASIERLSQQADLPKPKVAVVDSKVPNAFATGRNQRNAAVCVTTGIMNTLDQDELDGVLAHELAHVKNRDMMVMTIASFLSTIAFMIVRWGAFFGGGHGRGREGGGGGIIVAILVSLVVWIISYLLIRALSRYREFAADRGAAAITGNPSALASALLKISGEMDKVPKDDLREEAEMNAFFIIPIKSGIVGRLFSTHPSTERRVERLRELEREIQSF encoded by the coding sequence ATGAACTGGCAGGCGGACTGGGGGTTGCGCGCGCGGATGTTCGTGACGATGTTCCTGCTGTTCGCGCTGTACATCGTCTTCGCCGGCGCGCTCACCTTCTACATCGGCGGTGGGCTGTGGCTGTTCGCGGTGCTGTTCGCGAGCTTCTCGCTCGTGCAGTACTACTTCAGCGACACGCTCACGCTGAAGAGCATGGGCGCGAAGACGGTCTCGGCCGACGAGTACCCGCAGCTTCACGCCTCGATCGAACGGCTCTCCCAGCAGGCCGACCTCCCGAAGCCGAAGGTGGCGGTCGTCGACTCGAAGGTGCCAAACGCCTTTGCGACCGGACGCAACCAACGCAACGCCGCGGTGTGCGTGACGACCGGGATCATGAACACGCTCGACCAGGACGAACTCGACGGCGTGCTGGCACACGAACTCGCCCACGTCAAAAACCGCGACATGATGGTGATGACGATCGCGTCGTTCCTCTCGACGATCGCCTTCATGATCGTCCGCTGGGGGGCTTTCTTCGGCGGTGGCCACGGTCGCGGCCGTGAAGGCGGCGGTGGCGGGATCATCGTCGCGATCCTCGTCTCGCTGGTCGTCTGGATCATCAGCTACCTGCTGATCCGCGCGCTCTCGCGGTACCGCGAGTTCGCCGCCGACCGCGGGGCCGCGGCCATCACCGGGAACCCCTCCGCGCTCGCCTCGGCGCTGCTGAAGATCTCGGGCGAGATGGACAAGGTTCCGAAAGACGACCTCCGCGAGGAGGCCGAGATGAACGCCTTCTTCATCATCCCGATCAAGTCCGGCATCGTCGGCCGGCTGTTCTCGACGCACCCCTCCACCGAACGCCGCGTCGAACGGCTCCGCGAACTCGAGCGCGAAATACAGTCTTTCTAA
- a CDS encoding ABC transporter permease: MTSHITTVARKEFDDAGRSKLLWSLIGLLVGLVVIGYVAIWYSVDDVTAAEVLSFLGTPLQVILPVAALIAGYMAVVGERRSGSVKLLLGLPPNRTDVVFGKLLGRMGVVGVAVGLAFLTSLVLGALFFGSVPFVDWLGFAAVSVLFGTTFVGLAVGVSAGVSTRGKSMAIVVGLYMIFVALWELLTAGPYYLIYDEPVPVEAETWFLVLEQFNPILAYTNLASSIVEGSIFPFQFRYGLQSMEASGMTPAERYPGDAPFYLEDWFGVVVLLCWLVVPVAIGYYRFQRTDL; this comes from the coding sequence ATGACCTCGCATATCACCACCGTCGCCCGCAAGGAGTTCGACGACGCCGGCCGGTCGAAGCTCCTCTGGTCGCTGATCGGGTTGCTCGTCGGCCTCGTCGTCATCGGCTACGTCGCGATCTGGTATTCGGTCGACGACGTGACCGCGGCCGAGGTGTTGAGCTTCCTCGGGACGCCGCTGCAGGTGATCCTCCCGGTCGCCGCGCTGATCGCGGGCTACATGGCCGTCGTGGGAGAGCGCCGGTCGGGCAGCGTCAAACTCCTGCTCGGCCTGCCGCCCAACCGGACCGACGTGGTCTTCGGCAAACTGCTCGGTCGCATGGGCGTCGTCGGCGTCGCCGTCGGCCTCGCCTTTCTCACCTCGCTCGTGCTCGGCGCGCTGTTTTTCGGCTCGGTCCCGTTCGTCGACTGGCTCGGCTTCGCCGCCGTCTCCGTGCTGTTCGGGACGACGTTCGTCGGACTGGCCGTCGGCGTCTCGGCCGGCGTCTCCACCCGCGGCAAGTCGATGGCCATCGTCGTCGGCCTCTACATGATCTTCGTCGCGCTGTGGGAACTGCTCACCGCCGGGCCGTACTACCTCATCTACGACGAGCCCGTGCCGGTCGAGGCCGAAACGTGGTTCCTCGTCCTCGAGCAGTTCAACCCGATCCTCGCGTACACCAACCTGGCCAGTTCGATCGTCGAAGGCTCGATCTTCCCCTTCCAGTTCCGCTACGGCCTCCAGTCGATGGAAGCCTCTGGCATGACTCCCGCCGAGCGCTATCCGGGCGACGCACCCTTCTACCTCGAGGACTGGTTCGGCGTCGTCGTCCTGCTGTGCTGG
- a CDS encoding CBS domain-containing protein encodes MPLENLARSDVVTAHEDESVQELATRMDESRVGSVVITDDDEPVGIVTDRDLAMRVIGDERDPTDATASDIMSDDLATIRETAGFYQATEHMSEHGVRRLPVCNDDDELVGIITADDLTELLADEHMQFADVIRSQRPEY; translated from the coding sequence ATGCCTCTCGAAAACCTCGCCCGAAGCGACGTAGTAACGGCACACGAAGACGAGTCCGTCCAGGAACTCGCGACGCGCATGGACGAGTCTCGAGTCGGGAGCGTCGTGATTACGGACGACGACGAGCCCGTCGGAATCGTCACCGACCGCGATCTGGCGATGCGCGTGATCGGCGACGAACGGGATCCGACGGACGCGACGGCCAGTGACATCATGTCCGACGATTTGGCGACCATCAGGGAGACCGCTGGGTTCTACCAGGCGACCGAACACATGAGCGAGCACGGCGTCCGCCGACTCCCCGTCTGCAACGACGACGACGAACTGGTCGGGATCATCACGGCCGACGACCTCACCGAACTCCTCGCCGACGAGCACATGCAGTTCGCGGACGTGATCCGATCGCAGCGGCCCGAATACTGA
- the radA gene encoding DNA repair and recombination protein RadA produces MPEADLETLPGVGPATADKLHDAGFDSFQSLAVASPSELSNTADVGESTAADIVNAARDAADVGGFETGSTVLERRNQIGKLSWHIDEVDDLLGGGIETQSITEVYGEFGAGKSQVTHQMAVNVQLPKEVGGLHGSAIFVDSEDTFRPERIDDMVRGLPDEAIDATLEDREIEGSADDEEAVDALVEDVLEKIHVAKAFNSNHQMLLAEKAKELASEHEESEYPVRLLCVDSLTAHFRAEYVGRGELADRQQKLNKHLHDLDKVGNLYNCAVIVTNQVASNPDSFFGDPTQPIGGNILGHKSTFRIYLRKSKGDKRIVRLVDAPNLADGEAVMRVQDEGLKPE; encoded by the coding sequence ATGCCCGAAGCAGATCTCGAGACGCTCCCCGGCGTCGGACCGGCAACGGCAGACAAACTCCACGACGCAGGCTTCGACTCCTTCCAGAGCCTGGCCGTGGCCTCGCCGTCTGAACTGTCGAACACGGCCGACGTGGGCGAGTCCACCGCGGCCGACATCGTCAACGCCGCCCGCGACGCCGCCGACGTCGGCGGCTTCGAGACCGGCTCGACCGTCCTCGAGCGACGGAACCAGATCGGCAAGCTGAGTTGGCACATCGATGAGGTCGACGATCTGCTCGGCGGCGGGATCGAAACCCAGTCGATCACCGAGGTCTACGGCGAGTTCGGGGCCGGCAAATCTCAGGTCACCCACCAGATGGCCGTCAACGTCCAGCTCCCCAAGGAAGTCGGCGGCCTCCACGGCAGCGCCATCTTCGTGGACAGCGAGGACACGTTCCGGCCCGAGCGGATCGACGACATGGTACGAGGTCTACCCGACGAGGCCATCGACGCGACCCTCGAGGACCGCGAAATCGAGGGCTCGGCCGACGACGAGGAGGCGGTCGACGCGCTCGTCGAGGACGTCCTCGAAAAGATCCACGTCGCGAAGGCGTTCAACTCGAACCACCAGATGCTGCTCGCCGAGAAGGCAAAGGAACTCGCCAGCGAACACGAGGAATCGGAGTACCCCGTCCGACTGCTCTGTGTGGACTCGCTGACCGCCCACTTCCGCGCGGAGTACGTCGGCCGGGGCGAACTCGCCGACCGCCAGCAGAAGCTCAACAAGCACCTTCACGACTTAGATAAGGTCGGGAACCTCTACAACTGTGCCGTCATCGTGACGAACCAGGTCGCCTCGAACCCCGACTCGTTCTTCGGCGACCCGACCCAGCCGATCGGCGGTAACATCCTCGGCCACAAGTCCACCTTCCGGATCTACCTCCGCAAGTCCAAGGGCGACAAGCGGATCGTCCGACTCGTCGACGCGCCGAACCTCGCCGACGGCGAGGCCGTCATGCGCGTTCAGGACGAGGGTCTGAAGCCGGAATAA
- a CDS encoding sensor domain-containing protein, which produces MSSSRTSDPRVGVTAALARVRTWSRRFVGVAARKRTYSNLLYLLLAFPLGVGYFTALVTGFALPAGFAFAFVQIGLSEPVVLVFAGIPILLLGVGIGLPAALVTLFLASELTALERLLAERLLGAEIPTAEPAGSVRERARLLVFDRGTWTGVGYLFSKFLYGTASFVLLTIGVTFTYALVAAPLHYRGETVGIHIGDPIEFVPQFTYQHEGWTVDISPVTLSVADGELLSLYVDSLPAALAVSAVGVVVGLGVLHLFNAVAWLLARYTELLLRNTQPSIVTEPP; this is translated from the coding sequence ATGAGTTCGTCGCGCACGTCCGACCCGCGCGTCGGGGTCACGGCCGCGCTCGCTCGCGTTCGAACGTGGAGTCGCCGGTTCGTCGGCGTCGCCGCCCGCAAGCGAACCTACTCCAATCTCCTCTATCTCCTGCTCGCGTTCCCGCTCGGAGTCGGCTACTTCACGGCGCTCGTAACCGGGTTCGCGCTGCCGGCCGGCTTCGCGTTCGCGTTCGTCCAGATCGGGCTGTCGGAGCCGGTCGTACTCGTCTTCGCTGGGATTCCGATTCTACTGCTCGGGGTCGGGATCGGGCTGCCGGCCGCGCTGGTCACGCTGTTTCTTGCGAGCGAGCTGACCGCCCTCGAACGACTCCTCGCCGAGCGGTTGCTCGGGGCCGAGATCCCGACAGCGGAGCCGGCCGGGAGCGTCCGCGAGCGGGCGCGACTGCTCGTCTTCGACCGCGGTACGTGGACAGGGGTCGGCTACCTGTTCAGCAAGTTCCTCTACGGAACGGCCTCGTTCGTCCTCCTCACGATCGGCGTCACGTTCACGTACGCGCTGGTCGCCGCACCGCTGCACTACCGGGGCGAAACCGTCGGCATCCACATCGGCGATCCGATCGAGTTCGTCCCACAGTTCACCTACCAACACGAGGGCTGGACCGTCGACATCTCGCCGGTCACGCTCTCGGTCGCCGACGGCGAACTGCTCTCGCTGTACGTCGACTCGCTCCCGGCGGCGCTGGCCGTCTCCGCGGTCGGCGTCGTCGTCGGCCTCGGCGTCTTGCACCTGTTCAACGCCGTCGCGTGGCTCCTCGCCCGATACACCGAACTCCTGCTGAGAAATACGCAGCCGTCGATCGTCACCGAACCGCCCTGA
- a CDS encoding PQQ-binding-like beta-propeller repeat protein, with the protein MTEWNQHKGGPTNAGLRRDLEGPSRVTEAWTADLARPPGSPVCDRDTVYVGTSAGNCYALETETGRRRWTVETTAATDATPVVTRERLYLGTADGTVRALDPATGDEEWRTDLPAGLESALTLSEGRLYAGHEAGLTALEAETGERLWTHETESPVVGRPAVADGREYDRSRATRSPLSESVAAADADLLEDDRQEPDQRWIDERAFAGTADGTVFALEAETGEEVWTAPAAGAVATGPTVADDRVYVADDAGTLLALDAATGQSWFTYEIGDAFTTSPTVLAAAETTFVGAADGYVHVTDTTVGRRKLRGWLFSRTGIELDAPVRSCPIVVGDVLCVGDASGSFYGIDVDEADPLWNFRADEAIAGTPAIAPGRLFVGSDDGRLHCLEWDTDDRGR; encoded by the coding sequence GTGACCGAGTGGAACCAGCACAAGGGCGGGCCGACGAACGCAGGACTCCGGCGCGACCTCGAGGGACCCTCGCGCGTGACCGAAGCCTGGACCGCCGACCTCGCCAGGCCGCCGGGATCGCCCGTCTGTGACCGCGACACCGTCTACGTCGGGACGAGCGCCGGGAACTGCTACGCGCTCGAGACCGAGACGGGCCGCCGTCGGTGGACCGTCGAGACGACGGCGGCGACCGATGCGACGCCGGTCGTCACCCGCGAGCGCCTCTATCTGGGGACCGCCGACGGGACCGTCCGCGCGCTCGATCCCGCTACCGGCGACGAGGAGTGGCGGACCGACCTCCCGGCCGGGCTCGAGTCCGCGCTCACGCTCTCGGAGGGGCGGCTCTACGCCGGGCACGAAGCCGGGCTGACGGCGCTCGAGGCCGAGACGGGCGAACGACTGTGGACTCACGAGACCGAGTCGCCGGTAGTCGGTCGGCCGGCGGTCGCCGACGGCCGGGAGTACGACCGGTCTCGAGCGACGCGAAGCCCGCTCTCGGAGTCGGTCGCTGCGGCCGACGCGGACCTGCTCGAGGACGACCGGCAGGAACCGGACCAGCGGTGGATCGACGAGCGCGCGTTCGCCGGGACCGCGGACGGGACCGTGTTCGCGCTCGAGGCCGAAACGGGCGAGGAGGTCTGGACCGCGCCCGCGGCCGGTGCGGTCGCGACCGGGCCGACCGTCGCGGACGACCGGGTCTACGTCGCCGACGACGCGGGGACGCTGCTCGCGCTGGACGCCGCGACCGGCCAGTCGTGGTTTACCTACGAGATCGGCGACGCGTTCACCACGTCACCGACCGTGCTCGCGGCCGCCGAGACGACGTTCGTCGGGGCCGCCGACGGCTACGTCCACGTCACGGACACGACCGTCGGCCGGCGCAAACTCCGGGGCTGGCTGTTCTCGCGGACGGGCATCGAACTCGACGCTCCGGTCCGCTCTTGCCCCATCGTCGTCGGCGACGTGCTCTGCGTCGGCGACGCCAGCGGCTCCTTCTACGGAATCGATGTCGACGAGGCCGACCCGCTGTGGAACTTCCGGGCCGACGAGGCCATCGCGGGGACGCCCGCGATCGCGCCCGGCCGGCTCTTCGTCGGGAGCGACGACGGACGACTCCACTGCCTCGAGTGGGATACCGACGACCGGGGCCGCTGA
- the pspAB gene encoding PspA-associated protein PspAB: MGLLDGLRAVLGLRAETDAGRDADPDDLFGMSTAYLTMEADLGYESLDVGALCFSGVDSRDFRDAVDEVEAILEAGQEETGTDFSVTEDGHGYHWVVLADDDPEDLITSMHFAADTFIEHGYGSRLLAAVFAYRDRDGPAYWIYSFRRGRFYPFVPRDGRERDSSAEFTLESALDGELEIESEKDYWYPLWPSERGTHPWE; this comes from the coding sequence ATGGGACTGCTGGACGGACTCCGGGCCGTCCTCGGACTCCGCGCCGAGACCGACGCCGGACGCGACGCTGACCCCGACGACCTGTTCGGAATGAGCACCGCCTATCTGACGATGGAGGCGGATCTGGGCTACGAGTCGCTCGACGTCGGCGCACTCTGTTTCTCCGGCGTCGACTCGAGGGACTTCCGGGACGCCGTCGACGAGGTCGAGGCGATCTTGGAGGCCGGCCAGGAGGAGACCGGCACGGACTTCTCGGTGACGGAAGACGGCCACGGCTACCACTGGGTCGTCCTCGCGGACGACGACCCCGAGGACCTCATCACGAGTATGCACTTCGCGGCCGATACGTTCATCGAGCACGGCTACGGCTCGCGGCTCCTGGCGGCGGTGTTCGCGTACAGAGATCGCGACGGACCGGCATACTGGATCTACTCCTTCCGGCGCGGCCGGTTCTATCCGTTCGTTCCCCGCGACGGTCGGGAGCGGGACTCGAGCGCGGAGTTCACCCTCGAGTCGGCCTTGGACGGCGAACTCGAGATCGAGAGCGAGAAGGACTACTGGTATCCGCTCTGGCCCAGCGAGCGCGGCACGCATCCCTGGGAGTGA
- a CDS encoding DUF7521 family protein, translating to MTGLAAVGLRAAHVLETTVFGLDEGTTIFFVGLASAALGSVVAWTAYRGYVRNESRPMLFLAVGVAFLTVIPFVLSHTVDLATAATDATVLLVVTACHLLGLVSIVRSFRRPDTA from the coding sequence ATGACCGGACTCGCGGCCGTCGGACTGCGCGCCGCTCACGTCCTCGAGACGACGGTCTTCGGACTCGACGAGGGGACGACGATCTTCTTCGTCGGACTGGCAAGCGCCGCGCTCGGATCGGTGGTGGCGTGGACGGCTTACCGGGGCTACGTCCGCAACGAGAGTCGGCCGATGCTGTTTCTGGCCGTGGGCGTCGCCTTCCTGACGGTGATCCCGTTCGTCCTCTCGCATACGGTCGACCTGGCGACGGCCGCGACCGACGCGACGGTGTTGCTCGTCGTCACCGCCTGTCACCTGCTCGGACTCGTCTCGATCGTTCGGTCGTTCAGGAGGCCCGATACCGCATGA
- a CDS encoding ABC transporter ATP-binding protein: MTAIETSGLTKEYGDLTAVDDLDLTVDDGEVFGFLGPNGAGKSTTINMLLDFTRPTAGSATVLGYDAQAEADEISPRVGVLPEGFDIYPRLSGRRHVEFAIETKDAADDPDEIIERVGLSSADAARPAGDYSKGMVQRLATGMALVGDPDLLIMDEPSSGLDPHGIREMQELVRSEAERGTTVFFSSHILEHVEAVCDRVGVLNEGELVAVDTIAGLRDELGGGATMTLTLGGPAVDRRTVADDVPGVTDVTASGHTLECTISDPTAKAGVVIALADAGATIEDVRLEEVSLESLFTALTNGDAAEAAANTETPESLEAETGVAR; this comes from the coding sequence ATGACCGCGATAGAGACGTCCGGTTTGACGAAGGAGTACGGCGATCTTACCGCCGTCGACGACCTCGATCTGACCGTCGACGACGGCGAGGTGTTCGGCTTCCTCGGACCGAACGGGGCCGGGAAGTCGACGACGATCAACATGCTACTGGACTTCACGCGTCCGACGGCGGGCTCGGCGACAGTGCTCGGCTACGACGCCCAGGCCGAGGCCGACGAGATCAGCCCCCGCGTCGGCGTCCTTCCCGAGGGATTCGATATCTACCCGCGCCTGTCGGGGCGGCGCCACGTCGAGTTCGCGATCGAAACGAAAGACGCGGCCGACGACCCCGACGAGATCATCGAGCGCGTCGGGCTCTCGAGTGCGGACGCCGCGCGGCCAGCCGGCGACTACTCGAAGGGAATGGTCCAGCGGCTCGCGACCGGCATGGCGCTGGTCGGCGACCCCGACCTGCTGATCATGGACGAGCCCTCGAGCGGGCTCGATCCCCACGGCATCCGCGAGATGCAGGAACTCGTCCGCAGCGAGGCCGAGCGCGGGACGACCGTCTTCTTCTCGAGTCACATCTTAGAGCACGTCGAGGCCGTCTGCGACCGCGTCGGCGTGTTGAACGAGGGCGAACTCGTCGCCGTCGACACGATCGCAGGCCTCCGCGACGAACTCGGTGGCGGCGCGACGATGACGCTCACGCTCGGCGGCCCCGCCGTCGACCGGCGAACGGTGGCCGACGACGTGCCGGGCGTCACCGACGTGACCGCGTCCGGGCACACGCTCGAGTGTACGATCTCCGACCCGACCGCCAAAGCCGGCGTCGTGATCGCGCTCGCTGACGCCGGCGCGACGATCGAGGACGTGCGACTCGAGGAGGTCTCGCTCGAGTCGCTGTTCACCGCGCTGACGAACGGCGACGCGGCCGAGGCGGCGGCGAACACCGAGACGCCGGAGTCCCTCGAGGCGGAGACAGGGGTGGCGCGATGA
- a CDS encoding ArsR/SmtB family transcription factor: protein MTDDEGQEVLALLDDEYARRILIAASEEPMSVDRLTDRCDASPPTVYRRIDRLEAKGFLDEYQEFDPDGHHYKTYSTRLERVAIEIAEGSMELDVYRRDEDPADRFTRLFEDL from the coding sequence ATGACCGACGATGAGGGCCAAGAGGTGCTCGCCCTACTCGACGACGAGTACGCCCGCCGTATCCTCATCGCCGCCAGCGAGGAACCGATGTCCGTCGACCGACTCACCGACCGCTGTGACGCGTCGCCCCCGACGGTCTACCGGCGGATCGACCGGCTCGAGGCGAAGGGGTTCCTCGACGAATACCAGGAGTTCGATCCCGATGGCCACCACTACAAGACCTACAGCACGCGACTCGAGCGCGTGGCGATCGAGATCGCCGAGGGCTCGATGGAACTGGACGTGTACCGCCGCGACGAGGACCCCGCCGACCGGTTCACCCGGCTGTTCGAGGACCTGTGA
- the sufU gene encoding Fe-S cluster assembly sulfur transfer protein SufU — translation MGLGSDMYRQQILDHYKNPRNYGELEDPTFTHVGENPMCGDEIRMDVELADDEETIERVAFQGDGCAISQASASMLSGKLAGKTLEELEEMDRDDVIDMLGVDISPMRVKCAVLAEKVAQDGAEIYRGELDVDKTTTEE, via the coding sequence ATGGGACTGGGCTCGGATATGTACCGACAGCAGATCCTCGACCACTACAAGAACCCCCGTAACTACGGGGAACTCGAGGATCCCACGTTCACCCACGTCGGCGAGAATCCGATGTGCGGCGACGAGATTCGCATGGACGTCGAACTCGCCGACGACGAGGAGACGATCGAGCGAGTCGCCTTTCAGGGCGACGGCTGTGCGATCAGTCAAGCCTCCGCGAGCATGCTCTCGGGGAAACTCGCCGGTAAGACCCTCGAGGAACTCGAGGAGATGGACCGCGACGACGTGATCGACATGCTCGGCGTCGACATCTCGCCAATGCGTGTCAAATGTGCCGTCCTGGCCGAGAAGGTCGCACAGGACGGTGCGGAGATCTATCGGGGCGAACTCGACGTTGACAAGACGACGACCGAGGAGTAG